The Bacteroidota bacterium nucleotide sequence CGACTGTGTAATATCGGTCGTTGTAAGCCTGGCCGTTATCACGATGGACGGCAAAAAAATCTCCCGGCACATATTTGACCAATTGAATATCTGTGTGCCTCAAAATGTCATGTTTCCATCTCTTAAAAATCAATGGCCTTATAATCGAACGAACTCTGGCATTGAACAATTCAGCTTCTTGAGAAGCTTTACTCAAGGACGCAGTTGTCGCAGAACGGACCTCTTTTGCTTCCTCGTTTTTGTATTTCCGCCCATTAACGCGGGCCGGCTTCCATGCGGTTTTAACTTTGATATCCTTTACTATATCATCAGCCTCTGCTTTATCAAGCAACGGCAATGTCAGGATGCCAGGCTGCGGTTCGCGAAATTGCATAGCTATTTCCCCAAGAAATTGCCTATAAAAATTAGGGTGTGGCACAAACTATTGTCGTGCTATACCACGGCTCCCCAGGGCCAAGGAGATTATCTACCTGTTGCAAAAAATCCCCATTGACCCCGCCCGTTACCTTACACAAGGCGATGTACAGGCATCGGTTAAGCCGTCGTAAATCAAGCGCCATCAATGCGTGGGCGCTGGTGGCGGACCGTCGTCATACGTGGGTGCTGGTGGTGGACCGTCATGCGTGGGTGCTGGTGGGGGGCCATCATGTGTGGGCGCTGGCGGTGGACCATCATGCGTTGGTGCTGGCGGTGGACCGTCATGCGTTGGCGCTGGTGGCGGACCATCATGCGTTGGTGCAGGTGGGGGGCCATCGGCCTCGTTTGCCGATCCCATGCCATTAGACGCACCATTGTGTCCATTGGAAAATCTGCGTGTGCGATCCAGGGTCAGAGTTAATGAGCCCAGGACGTCGTGCGATAAATCAATTTCATGATCGCGAAAAAGTTTTGACATATTTGCCAGAAACTCAAGCTTCAGACGAGGTTGATTTCGCAGATAACTTTGCAGTTCGGCTACCCGCGCCGTTCGTTGTAAGTCAGTCATATCGAGGATGGTTTGTGGGTTATTAAACAGAGCTATTTACTGGTATTCGAATAATAAATTCTGCGCCTTCTCCGGGTTCTCCAGCCACAGCCAGTACGCCGTTGTGGCCCTGGGTAATTATGTCAAAACTAAGCGAGAGTCCCAGGCCAGTATTGCCTGTACCCGGTGGTTTGGTTGTAAAAAATGGGTTGAAAATTTTGGCTTTTACGTCTTCATCAAGCCCCGGCCCATTGTCTTTAATCCGAATTTCGAGTTCGCTTACAGTTCTACGTCCAGAAATACACACGCTGGCCTGAAAGCTTTCATCTCGCTTACTGGCGATTTCTTTCAATGCATAAAATGCGTTATCCAGGATATTAATGATTACACGTTTAAAATCCTGCGCGATGATCTTTATTTCGCCTAAATCGGGTCCAAAATTTCTATCAATGGTGATACTAAATCCATTCAACTGCTCTGTTGCGCCCATGTATGCTAAATCGATGGCCTGATTCAGGACACGTTCCATCGAAACAGTTGTCTGGACGCCGCTTGATGTCCGAGAGTGTTCCATCATATTTTTAACGATGGAGTCTGCACGCAAGCCGTGTTGGTTGATCCGCTCCGTGTTAAGCGTAAGGGTGGTCAACATATGCTCTATTTCATCTCGGGAAGCATCACTCATGCGATCGCTTTCTTCTTGCAGCAAATCTTTCAAGTCGTCCATGAGATTCGAGGAGATCCTGGCAAAGTTTACAACAAAATTGAGTGGGTTTTTTATTTCATGTGCGATGCCGGCTGTGAGTTGCCCAAGCGATGCCATTTTCTCGGCCTGCACCAACTGGCTCTGAGCAACTTTCAGCTGTTTCATGGAGTCTTTTAAAGCATCATACGCCTCTTTGAGCTCTTCCGCTTTTTGAAGTTCAACTTCCTTCTGCTCATTTTCGGCTTTCAGTGCGCGCGCATCTGACTCAGCAGCCTTGAATTTTAATTCTGCAGCTTCTGCGCGTAATTCAGCCTCCCGCATCTGCATTGCTTCGCGTTCTTTTTTGAGTAGGCGGGCCCGTTGATATCGATCCACCAGCACAACACTGGCAGCAAACAACGACAGGTAGAGTCCAAAAGCCCAGTAGCGAAGCCACCAGGGAGAAGCAATGATTATGTCGAATTGCTGGACGTCTTCAGACCACGTGCCATAGGCGTTAGCAGAACGCACCATAAATGTGTATTTACCTGGGTTCAGGCTTGTGTAGGTAATTTTCCGCTCCATGGTAGGTGCTCGCCAGTCTTCATCATACGAAGCAAGCATGACCTGGTATTGGTTTTTTTCTGGCCTGCTAAAATGCAACCCTACAAATTCGATGGATAACTCGTTCTGATAGTGTTTGAGTGTTACGGCCTCA carries:
- a CDS encoding 2OG-Fe(II) oxygenase, with the translated sequence MQFREPQPGILTLPLLDKAEADDIVKDIKVKTAWKPARVNGRKYKNEEAKEVRSATTASLSKASQEAELFNARVRSIIRPLIFKRWKHDILRHTDIQLVKYVPGDFFAVHRDNGQAYNDRYYTVVCYLNDNFEGGGTYFPSSDYTVEPVAGKAVIFPSDYLHKANEIISGEKYVAVIWMLDTEPVSWI
- a CDS encoding ATP-binding protein, whose product is EAVTLKHYQNELSIEFVGLHFSRPEKNQYQVMLASYDEDWRAPTMERKITYTSLNPGKYTFMVRSANAYGTWSEDVQQFDIIIASPWWLRYWAFGLYLSLFAASVVLVDRYQRARLLKKEREAMQMREAELRAEAAELKFKAAESDARALKAENEQKEVELQKAEELKEAYDALKDSMKQLKVAQSQLVQAEKMASLGQLTAGIAHEIKNPLNFVVNFARISSNLMDDLKDLLQEESDRMSDASRDEIEHMLTTLTLNTERINQHGLRADSIVKNMMEHSRTSSGVQTTVSMERVLNQAIDLAYMGATEQLNGFSITIDRNFGPDLGEIKIIAQDFKRVIINILDNAFYALKEIASKRDESFQASVCISGRRTVSELEIRIKDNGPGLDEDVKAKIFNPFFTTKPPGTGNTGLGLSLSFDIITQGHNGVLAVAGEPGEGAEFIIRIPVNSSV